The nucleotide sequence GACCTTGTCGCCCTGTCCGTCGAGGACGCGTTTGAGCGCAGCGGCACCTTTTTCCTGAGCAGCGGTCACACGGTACAGTCCAAGAGCCAAACGCTGATGACGAACCTCCAGAGCCTGCCTCTTCCGACGCTCCTCCGCCAGAGCCGTTTGCAGCGACGACACGTCCTCGCGAAGAGCTGCCAGAATGAGTCGAAGCTCCTGGTTCTCCAGGCGAATCTCCTCCTCGCTCAGCACGGCGGCGGCAGTAAAGTCGCTCTTCAGAGATATCGGCAGCATCTCCGAAGCACGGAAACACTCGATTCCTTGATCCTTCCAGAACTTACTGTATACGGACGTATACGTCCACTTGAAACTTTTGCTCTGCTTACTGTTCACTCTCAGCAGATTTATCGACACTGACGCGGATCCGCTGCACGACTGCTCGAGAACGACCGTATACAGACCCACGTGTACCTATCCGCGCACTTGTTGAGTATATGTCACTTGTATATAAGTACGTATATAAGGGAACACACGAGTTACCACGACGGGAGCTCGAGCGACATTGAATCCGCTGACTAGCAGCGCTcctgtatat is from Nasonia vitripennis strain AsymCx chromosome 1, Nvit_psr_1.1, whole genome shotgun sequence and encodes:
- the LOC100678432 gene encoding RUN and FYVE domain-containing protein 1, producing MLPISLKSDFTAAAVLSEEEIRLENQELRLILAALREDVSSLQTALAEERRKRQALEVRHQRLALGLYRVTAAQEKGAAALKRVLDGQGDKVKQVCEEVERWKPVLRNGKLRLRCMSVQQ